From Virgibacillus ihumii, the proteins below share one genomic window:
- a CDS encoding GNAT family N-acetyltransferase: MKIKLELAVDYYIQQVEPLLLKKEACNNLMLGILGRIKETPDAYENGYCLGIVEQENEAVFAFMQTPPNNWILAAVDRVPDDVIQKVALFIFNKRTAVPGVLGPIEEAEMFKSEWERLSNVGSSIHVKQLIYRLDDVNPLPEVEGELRHATQYDCELVKNWLVQFGVEANEPVSNEYAVQLASSFIGRSSLYLWEVDGVPVSMANQSRKTRNGSTINAVFTPDEYKRNGFATATVATLSSKLLAEGSGFCSLYTDLDNPDSNSIYRKIGYYEVGKSIVYEFKA, translated from the coding sequence ATGAAAATCAAACTTGAGCTGGCGGTCGATTATTATATACAACAGGTCGAGCCGTTGTTGTTAAAAAAAGAAGCTTGCAATAACTTGATGCTCGGTATTTTGGGACGTATTAAGGAAACCCCGGATGCCTATGAAAATGGTTACTGCCTTGGGATTGTTGAACAGGAGAATGAAGCGGTATTTGCCTTTATGCAGACTCCTCCGAATAACTGGATTCTTGCTGCAGTTGACCGTGTTCCGGACGATGTGATTCAAAAGGTGGCATTGTTTATATTCAACAAGCGGACTGCTGTCCCTGGTGTGCTTGGGCCGATTGAGGAAGCAGAAATGTTTAAAAGCGAATGGGAGCGTCTTTCGAATGTTGGTTCGTCCATCCACGTGAAACAGTTAATCTACCGGCTTGATGATGTTAACCCACTGCCAGAGGTTGAAGGTGAGTTGAGGCACGCAACACAATATGACTGTGAATTGGTTAAAAATTGGCTCGTTCAATTCGGTGTGGAAGCGAATGAGCCGGTCTCAAATGAATATGCTGTACAATTGGCAAGCAGTTTTATCGGGAGATCCTCATTGTATTTGTGGGAAGTGGATGGTGTACCTGTTTCCATGGCAAATCAGTCCAGGAAAACAAGAAACGGTTCGACCATCAATGCCGTTTTTACCCCGGATGAATATAAAAGGAATGGGTTTGCAACTGCCACAGTAGCAACTCTCTCATCAAAATTGCTTGCAGAAGGATCCGGGTTTTGCAGTTTGTACACTGATCTGGATAATCCGGACTCCAACAGCATTTACAGGAAAATCGGCTACTATGAAGTAGGCAAATCGATTGTATATGAATTTAAGGCGTAG
- the recQ gene encoding DNA helicase RecQ, whose translation MIAQEEQILQTYFGYETFRPGQKQTIDNVIQGANTLSVMPTGGGKSLCYQIPGLTLDGTAVIISPLISLMKDQVDALKSLGIHATYINSSLSAGEQQTRLDDMAAGRYKFVYVAPERFESPIFINAIRQVNLSLIAFDEAHCISQWGHDFRPSYRSIVPNLKKLPNLPVLMALTATATGEVISDICALLQIGNDRVVNTGFERENLAFHIVKGKDKSTYVRSFLSEHPGESGIIYTATRKQTDSLYDLLSKRGISVAKYHAGLSEIERKQAQAAFIHDETTVMIATNAFGMGIDKSNVRFVIHYAMPMTIESYYQEAGRAGRDGEHSDCILLFSPQDIQLQKFLIEQSLMDDEAKQGEYRKLQAMINYCHTHSCLTTFILDYFNDNPTGSNTCGRCSNCLHRQERVDLTEEAQMILSCVKRMGERFGVGMTAKVLKGSRDRKITDFRLNKISTYGLLSAYTEKELTEWIHFLIAEQLLATEEGKFPTLKLNHNSVEVLKGERTVWMYTAPIPSHGEADYREDLFAALRKRRKEMADERNVPPYVLFSDATLKELSRYFPETEEDMLTIKGVGERKFEQYGQEFLEIIQKWRTDNPDANRAVRITDSTVAPRREKKQTDDRPSHVISYTMFQSGKSIKDIATIREYSPQTIEGHIFKAYKDGYPIAWNIFFTETEEAAVLEARKSIDEQKLKPLKEALHDKFDYTTIKAVLVKNGIM comes from the coding sequence ATGATTGCGCAAGAAGAACAAATACTGCAAACCTATTTTGGTTATGAAACGTTCCGGCCGGGTCAGAAGCAGACAATTGACAATGTCATTCAAGGTGCAAACACCCTTTCTGTTATGCCAACGGGCGGCGGGAAATCCCTCTGCTATCAGATTCCGGGTTTGACACTGGATGGTACAGCAGTCATTATTTCCCCGTTAATATCATTGATGAAAGATCAAGTCGATGCACTAAAGTCGCTGGGCATTCATGCTACTTACATAAACAGTTCACTGTCCGCCGGTGAACAACAGACGCGTCTTGACGACATGGCAGCTGGCAGATATAAATTTGTTTACGTTGCCCCGGAGCGTTTTGAGTCACCAATTTTTATAAATGCCATCAGGCAGGTTAACCTTTCCTTAATCGCCTTTGATGAGGCGCATTGTATTTCACAGTGGGGGCATGATTTCAGGCCGAGTTACCGCTCGATTGTACCCAATCTAAAAAAACTGCCGAATCTCCCAGTTCTTATGGCTCTGACTGCAACAGCTACAGGAGAAGTCATTTCTGATATTTGCGCGTTGTTGCAGATTGGAAATGACCGCGTTGTAAATACCGGCTTTGAGCGGGAAAACCTGGCATTCCACATTGTAAAAGGAAAAGATAAATCCACCTATGTGCGTTCTTTTTTGAGTGAACACCCAGGGGAATCAGGAATCATTTACACTGCAACAAGGAAACAGACAGATTCTTTATATGACCTCTTGTCGAAGCGCGGCATTTCCGTGGCAAAATATCATGCCGGGCTGAGCGAGATTGAGCGTAAACAAGCACAGGCCGCATTTATTCACGATGAAACAACCGTTATGATTGCAACGAATGCGTTTGGAATGGGTATCGATAAGTCGAATGTGCGGTTTGTCATTCACTACGCGATGCCGATGACCATAGAATCGTATTATCAGGAAGCAGGCAGAGCAGGTCGGGATGGCGAGCACAGTGACTGTATTTTGCTCTTCTCGCCACAGGACATTCAACTGCAGAAATTTTTAATCGAGCAATCACTCATGGATGATGAAGCAAAACAAGGAGAATACCGGAAATTGCAGGCAATGATCAATTATTGCCATACACACAGCTGCTTAACTACATTTATTCTTGATTATTTCAATGACAATCCGACAGGCAGCAACACGTGCGGACGCTGCAGCAATTGTCTGCACCGGCAGGAACGTGTCGATTTAACGGAGGAGGCCCAGATGATTTTGTCGTGTGTCAAACGGATGGGCGAACGTTTTGGTGTTGGGATGACAGCGAAAGTTTTGAAAGGCTCCAGGGACAGGAAAATTACTGATTTCCGTTTAAATAAAATTTCCACCTATGGACTGTTGTCCGCATACACTGAAAAAGAACTGACCGAATGGATTCATTTTTTAATCGCCGAGCAGCTGCTGGCAACTGAAGAAGGAAAATTCCCGACGCTAAAATTGAACCATAATTCAGTTGAAGTCCTGAAAGGGGAGCGGACGGTGTGGATGTACACTGCACCAATTCCTTCCCATGGCGAAGCGGATTACCGCGAGGATTTGTTTGCTGCATTACGGAAGCGGCGGAAGGAGATGGCCGATGAGCGGAATGTTCCGCCATATGTCCTGTTCTCCGATGCCACCCTGAAAGAACTGAGCCGTTATTTTCCGGAAACAGAGGAAGATATGCTGACGATTAAGGGAGTTGGCGAGCGAAAGTTTGAACAGTACGGTCAGGAGTTTTTGGAGATCATTCAAAAATGGCGGACTGACAATCCTGATGCGAACCGGGCCGTTCGGATAACGGATTCCACAGTGGCACCACGGCGGGAAAAGAAGCAGACGGATGACCGCCCGAGCCATGTCATCAGTTATACGATGTTCCAATCGGGCAAATCAATCAAGGATATTGCGACAATCCGGGAATACTCGCCACAGACAATTGAAGGGCATATCTTTAAAGCGTATAAGGATGGCTACCCAATCGCATGGAATATTTTTTTCACGGAGACGGAAGAAGCGGCTGTTCTGGAAGCCAGAAAGTCAATTGATGAGCAGAAACTCAAACCGCTGAAGGAAGCACTGCATGATAAATTTGATTACACGACAATCAAAGCTGTCCTAGTGAAGAATGGGATTATGTAG
- the brnQ gene encoding branched-chain amino acid transport system II carrier protein, which translates to MNKNTFIIGFMLFALFFGAGNLIYPPTLGMEAGTSYWAAIAGFVITGVGLPILAVTAISYVNNDARELADKVHPLFGLIFTSAVYLAIGPFFGVPRAATVAYEMSMEPFMSGTSSLMLFIFTTVFFILVFIVSLNPSKMVDRIGQYLTPILLLSIIGLIVGGFFLLDNPLTEPSEKYTSAPFFTGFVEGYLTMDAIAALAFGIIVVNAFKDRGIQSKQELVKSTLKAGAITGIGLITVYSSIGWIGAKMAGTGNFANGGEILSGAADVMFGTFGALLLGVIVSLACFTTCVGLIVACGQFFAKISPLSYKWVITLVTVVSYLIANQGLNTIIKVSVPVLVFIYPIAIVLILLTFMQRLFGGARSVFRGAILFTAIISFYDGLTAFGLKMPAVTDTLEYLPFFSIGLGWIIPALIGGLIGYMFKGKPEPAYTS; encoded by the coding sequence ATGAATAAAAACACCTTTATTATCGGCTTTATGTTATTTGCATTATTTTTTGGTGCGGGTAATCTGATTTACCCGCCAACTTTGGGAATGGAAGCAGGCACATCATATTGGGCTGCGATTGCCGGCTTTGTCATTACAGGGGTCGGCCTGCCGATTCTTGCGGTGACAGCTATTTCATACGTAAATAATGACGCCCGGGAACTTGCTGACAAGGTACACCCTTTGTTTGGACTCATATTTACATCAGCAGTTTATCTGGCCATCGGGCCGTTTTTTGGTGTACCTCGCGCTGCAACGGTAGCATATGAAATGAGTATGGAGCCGTTCATGAGTGGAACCTCTTCACTTATGCTGTTTATCTTCACGACGGTATTTTTTATTCTTGTTTTTATTGTCAGCCTAAACCCATCCAAAATGGTTGACCGGATCGGCCAGTATTTGACACCGATCTTATTGCTATCCATTATCGGATTAATTGTTGGCGGTTTCTTTTTGCTGGACAACCCTTTAACGGAACCATCTGAAAAATATACTTCAGCACCTTTTTTCACCGGCTTCGTTGAAGGATATTTAACAATGGATGCAATTGCAGCTCTGGCCTTTGGCATTATTGTAGTAAATGCGTTTAAAGACCGCGGCATCCAGTCAAAGCAGGAACTTGTGAAATCAACACTAAAGGCAGGAGCTATTACCGGAATTGGTTTGATTACCGTATACTCCTCCATCGGCTGGATTGGCGCAAAAATGGCTGGAACAGGGAACTTCGCGAACGGTGGTGAGATTTTATCCGGAGCGGCTGATGTCATGTTCGGAACGTTTGGAGCGCTTCTGCTTGGGGTTATTGTATCGCTGGCATGCTTCACGACTTGTGTCGGCCTGATTGTGGCATGCGGACAGTTTTTCGCAAAAATTTCACCGTTATCGTACAAATGGGTTATTACACTGGTTACAGTTGTCAGCTACCTGATTGCCAATCAGGGACTGAACACAATTATTAAAGTATCGGTTCCAGTGCTGGTATTTATTTATCCAATCGCTATCGTGCTGATTCTGCTTACCTTTATGCAGCGGCTGTTCGGCGGTGCGCGTTCCGTTTTCCGCGGTGCGATCCTCTTCACAGCCATTATTTCGTTTTATGACGGACTTACCGCTTTCGGATTAAAAATGCCTGCAGTTACGGATACGCTGGAATATTTACCGTTTTTCTCGATTGGACTTGGCTGGATTATTCCGGCTTTAATCGGTGGCTTGATCGGTTACATGTTCAAAGGGAAACCGGAGCCTGCTTATACCAGTTAA
- a CDS encoding AI-2E family transporter yields MVQHKRWFQTLVTFILIFLLILLISATDFIFDPIFKYVGAVAIPIIGAGVLYYLTRPVMHLLEKYKINRIISIIIVFLLLILFGYLAVTYIAPIAQKQVSKLVESIPEMVDGVQELIMYWQANQENIPEEVNKTINNITSNLQTYIESAMSFLFGFVGELISFVFAIVLIPFFLFFMLKDGDKFVPFVTQIFEEKKAANFRKLLHKIDETLTSYIQGQLIVSLCIGVLLYIGYTIIDLEYAMTLALFAMLVNVIPFIGPFLAVIPALIVGVFQDPIMVVWIGIIMLVAQQLEGNLVSPNVMGRALRLHPLTVITLILAAGSIAGFLGILFAVPFYAIVKTIIVHFYETYSKKNGDDVLI; encoded by the coding sequence ATGGTGCAGCATAAACGGTGGTTTCAGACACTCGTTACCTTTATACTGATTTTTTTACTGATACTGCTGATTTCAGCAACTGATTTTATCTTTGATCCGATTTTTAAATATGTAGGTGCGGTCGCAATCCCAATTATTGGAGCGGGTGTCCTTTATTATTTAACCCGGCCAGTTATGCATCTTTTGGAAAAATACAAAATTAACCGGATTATTTCCATTATTATTGTATTTTTACTGCTTATTTTATTTGGATATTTAGCAGTTACATATATTGCTCCAATTGCCCAAAAACAGGTGTCCAAATTAGTTGAAAGCATTCCTGAAATGGTTGACGGTGTTCAGGAGCTTATCATGTACTGGCAGGCGAACCAGGAAAATATTCCGGAAGAGGTCAATAAAACCATCAATAATATAACGTCCAATTTGCAGACATACATAGAATCTGCCATGTCATTTCTGTTTGGATTTGTCGGAGAGCTGATCAGTTTTGTCTTTGCGATTGTCCTGATTCCGTTCTTCCTGTTTTTCATGCTGAAAGACGGAGACAAATTCGTCCCGTTTGTTACGCAAATATTTGAAGAAAAGAAAGCAGCTAATTTCCGGAAATTGCTGCATAAAATCGATGAAACATTAACCTCCTACATACAGGGGCAGCTGATTGTCAGCCTTTGCATTGGTGTTCTTCTGTACATCGGTTACACGATTATTGACTTGGAGTATGCCATGACACTGGCGTTGTTTGCGATGCTTGTAAATGTCATCCCGTTTATTGGACCATTTCTCGCGGTTATTCCAGCATTAATTGTTGGGGTGTTTCAGGATCCGATCATGGTGGTTTGGATAGGCATCATCATGCTGGTTGCCCAGCAGCTGGAGGGAAACCTTGTATCGCCAAACGTCATGGGACGCGCGCTGAGGCTCCATCCGCTTACTGTTATAACACTAATTCTCGCAGCAGGCAGTATCGCAGGATTTCTCGGCATTCTGTTTGCAGTCCCATTCTACGCCATTGTCAAAACAATTATAGTCCATTTTTATGAGACGTATTCCAAGAAAAATGGAGATGATGTGCTGATATAA
- a CDS encoding cation:proton antiporter: MVPSLLFEVMLIGLLGVGSQWLAWRYRIPAIVLMSVSGLIVGPILGIMNPEEDFGSLYSPIISVAVAIILFEGSLNLSFKELKGLGKPVVRISTIGAFIAWILGSFTAHYIAGLSWTVAFVIGGLFIVTGPTVILPLLRQSKLKATPAKLLKWEGIIVDPIGALLAVFAFEIIAFITATDPNVSSLILFFAASIFAVILGWACGRGVGWMFETGHIPEFLKSPAVFIVVIFAFTLADEIEHETGLLAVTAMGMTLANLGISSVADMRHFKENISILLISAIYVMLTASLQMDVLLKIFDPNIIGYVILMMIVVRPLSIFLSTWGTTLSLNEKLLVGWIAPRGIVALTVSGYFASILLEAGYEDASIITALTFGLVFFTVCAHGFTIGPLSKKLHLSLEGRPGTLIVGSNKFTVNLAKTLTKSRNPVLIVDSSWERLRLAREAGIPFYHGEMMSEQTEYHLDTNPYEYLVAAMDFHSYNALVCTTFMPEYGRTNVFKVSPYNMVDGGVNSSVDRVGGRILFRENVAMEDLINKIAKHYVFRQTTLTDQYGYKKYLNEKDEEAVMLYALKPSGKIKFYTEEMRVSPESGDTIVSLTPPKKEIKKIKKRLENQRNNGNGNSSGNGNNENSEG; this comes from the coding sequence ATGGTTCCATCTCTTTTGTTTGAAGTAATGCTGATAGGTCTTTTAGGGGTTGGTTCACAGTGGCTTGCATGGCGTTATCGTATTCCTGCCATTGTTTTAATGTCTGTCTCCGGACTGATTGTAGGTCCGATACTGGGAATCATGAATCCTGAGGAAGACTTTGGCTCTTTATATAGTCCTATTATTTCCGTTGCAGTAGCCATTATTCTGTTTGAAGGAAGTTTGAACTTAAGCTTTAAAGAACTAAAGGGACTTGGAAAGCCGGTGGTCCGGATTTCAACCATTGGCGCTTTCATTGCCTGGATTTTAGGCTCGTTTACCGCACATTATATTGCAGGGCTTTCCTGGACGGTTGCCTTTGTAATAGGTGGTCTCTTCATCGTTACCGGTCCAACGGTTATCCTGCCTTTGCTCCGTCAGTCAAAATTAAAGGCAACACCTGCAAAACTGCTGAAATGGGAAGGCATTATTGTTGATCCCATCGGTGCATTGCTTGCGGTTTTCGCCTTTGAAATTATTGCGTTTATTACCGCGACTGATCCGAACGTTTCATCACTGATCTTATTCTTTGCTGCTTCCATCTTTGCTGTTATTTTGGGCTGGGCATGTGGACGTGGGGTAGGCTGGATGTTTGAAACCGGTCATATTCCGGAATTTCTGAAGTCACCCGCCGTATTCATTGTCGTCATTTTTGCATTTACGCTGGCAGATGAAATAGAGCATGAGACAGGGCTTCTGGCTGTAACTGCGATGGGTATGACCCTTGCAAATCTTGGCATAAGCTCTGTTGCCGACATGCGCCATTTTAAGGAAAATATATCGATACTGCTTATTTCTGCTATTTATGTAATGCTCACAGCTTCATTGCAAATGGACGTATTGCTGAAAATTTTCGACCCGAACATCATCGGATACGTTATATTGATGATGATTGTTGTCCGGCCATTATCGATATTCCTGTCAACATGGGGCACGACACTGTCATTGAATGAAAAGCTGCTGGTTGGCTGGATTGCGCCACGGGGTATTGTGGCACTGACTGTTTCCGGTTATTTTGCATCAATATTGTTAGAAGCTGGTTATGAAGATGCATCTATCATTACGGCACTAACATTCGGGTTGGTATTTTTCACCGTCTGTGCGCACGGATTTACGATCGGACCACTGTCGAAAAAGCTGCATCTTTCACTTGAAGGAAGACCGGGAACGCTTATTGTCGGAAGCAATAAGTTTACGGTAAATCTTGCTAAAACACTGACCAAATCAAGAAATCCGGTGCTGATTGTCGATTCATCATGGGAGCGGCTGCGTTTGGCGCGGGAAGCGGGGATCCCGTTCTACCACGGAGAAATGATGTCTGAACAGACAGAATACCACCTGGACACCAATCCATACGAATATTTGGTGGCTGCCATGGATTTTCATTCCTACAACGCACTTGTATGTACGACATTCATGCCGGAATACGGACGAACCAATGTATTTAAAGTCAGCCCATATAATATGGTTGATGGCGGTGTGAATAGTTCCGTTGATCGTGTTGGCGGGAGAATTCTGTTCAGGGAAAATGTGGCCATGGAAGATCTGATCAATAAAATAGCCAAACATTATGTGTTCCGTCAGACGACATTGACAGATCAATACGGCTATAAGAAGTATCTGAATGAAAAGGATGAGGAAGCAGTCATGTTGTATGCACTGAAACCATCCGGGAAAATTAAATTTTACACAGAAGAAATGCGGGTATCGCCAGAATCTGGCGATACGATTGTCAGTCTGACGCCACCAAAAAAAGAAATTAAAAAAATTAAGAAACGTCTTGAAAACCAACGGAATAATGGAAACGGAAATAGTAGCGGGAACGGAAATAATGAAAACAGTGAAGGTTAA
- a CDS encoding SE1832 family protein, protein MTKKEIEEELMDLKSDYIRIQGDLEKATSFGVNTSKGEQQLIEMETRMKELNQQLDQLKK, encoded by the coding sequence ATGACGAAAAAAGAAATAGAAGAAGAACTGATGGATCTTAAATCAGATTATATTCGTATACAAGGTGACTTGGAAAAGGCAACATCGTTCGGTGTCAATACATCCAAAGGAGAACAGCAGCTGATTGAAATGGAGACACGGATGAAAGAACTTAATCAGCAGTTGGATCAGTTGAAAAAATAA